One genomic region from Mycoplasmoides pirum ATCC 25960 encodes:
- a CDS encoding alpha-ketoacid dehydrogenase subunit beta, with translation MSKTITVNNIEALNNALDIALGTDSNVVLYGEDAGFEGGVFRATKGLQAKYGDKRVWDSPIAEAAIVGSAIGASMAGLKPIVEIQFSGFSFPSMMQLFSHAARFRNRTRGIRNVPIVVRMPMGGGIKALEHHSETLEALYSHIPGLKVVMPATPYDTKGLMLAAINDPDPVVFFEPKRVYRAYRQTIPEVPYQVKIGEANIIQPGNEITMVTYGPNVIDCWNLINSPEIASKYSIELIDLRTIKPWDQNTVLNSVCKTGRLIVVHEAVKSFGVGAEIIATVNDKIFNYLKTAPKRVTGFDITVPLAKGEQIQFSLENRIKDALSQMK, from the coding sequence ATGAGCAAAACAATAACAGTTAATAATATTGAAGCTTTAAATAATGCTTTAGATATTGCATTAGGAACTGATTCTAATGTTGTTTTATATGGTGAAGATGCTGGATTTGAAGGTGGTGTTTTTAGAGCCACTAAAGGTTTACAAGCAAAATATGGTGATAAACGAGTTTGAGACTCACCAATTGCTGAAGCTGCAATAGTTGGTTCTGCAATTGGTGCTAGTATGGCTGGATTAAAACCAATTGTTGAAATTCAATTTTCAGGTTTTAGTTTTCCTTCAATGATGCAATTGTTTTCACACGCTGCAAGATTCAGAAATAGAACTCGTGGAATTCGAAATGTTCCGATAGTAGTAAGAATGCCTATGGGCGGCGGAATTAAAGCTTTAGAACATCATAGTGAAACTTTAGAAGCGTTGTATTCACATATTCCTGGTTTGAAAGTTGTAATGCCAGCAACGCCTTACGACACAAAAGGATTAATGCTTGCTGCAATCAATGATCCAGATCCAGTTGTTTTCTTTGAACCTAAACGTGTATATCGTGCTTATCGTCAAACTATTCCTGAAGTTCCATATCAAGTTAAAATTGGTGAAGCTAATATTATTCAACCAGGAAATGAAATTACGATGGTTACTTATGGACCAAATGTAATTGATTGTTGAAATTTAATTAATTCACCTGAGATTGCCAGCAAATATTCAATTGAGTTAATTGATTTAAGAACAATTAAACCATGAGATCAAAATACAGTTTTAAATTCAGTATGTAAAACAGGACGTTTGATTGTTGTTCATGAAGCAGTTAAATCATTTGGTGTTGGTGCTGAAATTATTGCTACAGTTAACGACAAAATTTTCAATTACTTAAAAACTGCTCCAAAACGAGTTACAGGTTTTGATATAACTGTACCTTTAGCTAAAGGTGAGCAAATTCAATTTTCATTAGAAAATCGTATTAAAGATGCTTTAAGTCAAATGAAATAA